TGAGTTGAGAAATGAAATCCGTAAAAGGGCATTAAATGCAGGAGCTTAACGTGGTCAGCACTTCTTTGATACCTTGCTTTAGCCCAATACCTTCTCTCCTTTTCccaaatttcttcaaattattcAGTACGGTATATGAAGATTGAACTTTCATGTCTTGTTGGCATAGAAGCTGCCCTTTAAATATAAGGATGAGCAgggaaaataaatacaagtgaGATGTATCAACATTCAACTGCAGCAGGAGGTTTTGCTCTCATTCCATAATCGAACTTTCAAAAAAGGGATTAATTTGCAATATTTACAGACAGATTGTGCCGTGAagtcttttgattttaattttaagaaaacaaaacaacccTCATTAATTGCAGTTGCTACATGTCTTGAAGTCAGCCTGTATCTTTATTCAGGGCCCTTCACATGTTCCATTTGAGTACTCTTCGACTGTGTGACTGTATGTTCCATTCAATAACCTGTTTGTGCTGGTGGAATTTGAATAAGGGGAGGATGCGGAAACAGGACTGCCTCGTGAGTACCGGTTCTGTGCGGCTGTGCTACTTCTTGTGGCCTTGGAACGAGCCTTCCTACCCTGAATGGAAGACGCAAAGCACATCAATGTGTAAAACAGAAATCCAATACAAACatcttaagcataaaaaaaggttttcatAGAGTGAAAATTGGAGAATTCTTGTAAGCGCAATACTGGCCAAGATACTTGCCAGATATTATACCGAACCATGACatgagaaagaaaagttaaaataaaaaataataataagatagcCAAGCATGTTAGCAGTCAAAGGCTCACCTTTCCCATGCACTTCTCCAGATGAGGAGCAAATCTTCCAGCCACAATTGGTCTCCCGCAATTCATGCAGTCAAAAACTTCATTTGCAACACACGGATGAGTTTGTCCGAAAATGTCTACCACATACTTGCCATTGGTTTCACCACTATTACTAGGATTAGCTACTGTAACACGAGCTTGTGCTGACAACCTcaattcttcttcctcttcctccaaATTGCGATCAAGACCCAGTCTTGCCACCCGATGACACTCAGAGGCAACATCAACAATAATGGAATCGAGGAGATCCCCAAAAAAATGGGATGAAAGCTGTGATAAAAACATCACAACCATCAAAAACATAGACTAGAATTTTATAAGAAACGGCATGTCAGAAAGAACATTTGAGAAGAGCCATATAAGCGGTAAGAGTGATAGGTCATGGACGGTTCATTTCCAGGGGAACACATGATTCCTTAGCAAAGAACAAACAGAGCAGGAGGGAATAAATCTCAACATCTTTAACCGGGAGACAACCACATCTTATTCCTCCATTGTTTTAACTAAATAATTCTCCACAGAGAATGGTGAGAATTCAACTTACACCATAAGTTCCTTCCTTCCATTTCTTATAAAGGTTTAACTAGGAATCGTTTTCAACAAGGAGCAATATAACGCAAAGCTGCATTGCAATCACGACGGTGCGATGTATTATATGCCTCTACGGTCTCACATTATCACACGATCGCGAGTATTAACTATTAACAACCAGACAATTGTACCAGCAGCGTCTCTGTATAGAATTTCACTTGGAACAAAAGAAAGACGCAACGATCAAATCCCATCAATAATAACACAGCTCTTCAGACACAATATCTTGTATTTAACAAGAACTCGTAAAATAATCACTGACAGATTACCCTGACATTAAAATCACCGATAAAAGAATGGTCTAATTCAGTAAAAAAATATCGCGTgagtttttttcaagaaaaatgaataCCTGCATATGAGGAGACATGTTATCCTCGTTTGGCACAGACATGGACCTTTAAGCAAAGCCCAATTACTATGATGCAAAATCTTCACTACCTAGCAAAAAAGAATACAGAATCATCAAGCCTAGTTTCTTCACACAGgatctaaaattcaaaaaaaaaaaaattacgataaCCTGCTACAGGTGTTAGTTTATCACTCCCTAATTACAGATTGGCACAAGTAACTCAATTAATTAGCTAAAAATCTGGAAactcacaataaaaaattaaagtcataAAGGCATAGCAATGTATAAGCACGGAATTGAAATAGCTATGACTTACAGATCGAAACGACGTAGCGTTTACGGATTTACGGAGAAAGAGAGGGATTCTGCTTGTGCCTACTCGGGTGGTGctaattttggttttgatttgcaGGGAGAGAGAGTTGGTAGGGATCTTCTGCTTCGCGCGACTCACAGAAGACCAGCCATGGCTCGCCAC
This genomic interval from Populus alba chromosome 1, ASM523922v2, whole genome shotgun sequence contains the following:
- the LOC118055564 gene encoding SAGA-associated factor 11 codes for the protein MSVPNEDNMSPHMQLSSHFFGDLLDSIIVDVASECHRVARLGLDRNLEEEEEELRLSAQARVTVANPSNSGETNGKYVVDIFGQTHPCVANEVFDCMNCGRPIVAGRFAPHLEKCMGKGRKARSKATRSSTAAQNRYSRGSPVSASSPYSNSTSTNRLLNGTYSHTVEEYSNGTCEGP